A genomic stretch from Falco naumanni isolate bFalNau1 chromosome 4, bFalNau1.pat, whole genome shotgun sequence includes:
- the ACBD5 gene encoding acyl-CoA-binding domain-containing protein 5 isoform X1 gives MAETGSVHATRFEAAVKVIQSLPKNGSFQPTNEMMLKFYSFYKQATQGPCNIARPGFWDPIGRYKWDAWSALGDMSKEEAMIAYVEEMKKILESMPMTDKVEELLQVIGPFYEIVEDKKNRGSDLTSVRMEKVSKYLEDLSNVMNSTSNIKAVNGKAESSDSGAESEEEGLREEEEKELQLNGKDYKNVKPESAAAKDLESIVSNGCYKDSFIPDMQNVLQTKSALNGLNQEEEIKKTELSLEIANNSAHQGANEENTEEVSAAQHLTSDSDSEVYCDSMEQLGLEEPLEIITSAKGSLKHSSHFLDVDHSLLLENTDFPRRACMTYGNLQPGNTVEGPAQEQGEVKCGGEDGKASNGGPHKEKKSGEKADFYGVRRGRGHRLQPLGDGSQGGQMGSGGDGERWGSDRGPRGSLNEQIAVVLMRLQEDMQNVLQRLHMLEAVTASQAKSAALHSNYQPASSVKKPSWWPFEISPGILAFAVVWPFIAQWLVHVYLQRKRRKLN, from the exons ATGGCGGAGACCGGCTCCGTACACGCCACCCGGTTCGAGGCGGCCGTGAAGGTGATCCAGAGCCTGCCCAAAAACG GTTCATTCCAGCCAACGAATGAAATGATGCTCAAGTTCTATAGTTTTTATAAGCAAGCAACACAAGGACCCTGTAACATTGCACGACCTGGATTTTGGGATCCGATTGGTAGATACAAATG GGATGCTTGGAGTGCCTTGGGAGACATGTCCAAAGAAGAAGCCATGATAGCCTATGttgaagaaatgaagaag ATTCTTGAGAGTATGCCAATGACGGACAAAGTTGAAGAATTACTACAAGTAATAGGCCCGTTCTATGAAATAGTAGAAGATAAAAAGAACAGAGGATCTGACCTAACTTCAG TTCGAATGGAGAAAGTCTCTAAGTATTTGGAAG ACCTTAGCAATGTTATGAATTCCACTTCAAATATAAAGGCTGTGAATGGAAAAGCTGAAAGTAGTGATAGCGGAGCAGAATCAGAAGAGGAAGGGCTTcgtgaagaggaagaaaaagaactgcaGCTAAATGGAAAGG ACTATAAGAATGTGAAACCAGAATCTGCAGCTGCTAAGGATTTGGAAAGTATTGTCTCTAATGGCTGTTACAAGGACAGCTTCATCCCAGATATGCAGAACGTCCTCCAGACCAAATCTGCCCTGAATGGCTTGAAccaggaggaagaaataaagaaaacagagctaaGCCTAGAAATAGCTAATAACAGTGCTCACCAAG GTGCAAATGAAGAGAATACTGAAGAGGTCTCAGCAGCTCAGCACTTAACCAGTGATTCAGACAGTGAAGTTTATTGTGACTCTATGGAGCAACTTGGACTAGAAGAG CCCTTGGAGATCATCACATCAGCTAAAGGATCTTTAAAGCATTCATCCCATTTCTTGGATGTAGATCACAGTCTTCTGTTAGAAAATACGGATTTTCCAAGGCGTGCTTGCATGACTTATGGGAATCTCCAACCTGGAAATACTGTAGAGGGGCCAGCTCAAGAACAGGGTGAAGTCAAGTGTGGAGGAGAAGATGGCAAAGCCAGTAATGGGGGCCCtcacaaggagaagaaaagtggagaaaaagcagatttctacGGTGTCAGAAGAGGGAGAG GGCATAGACTTCAGCCTCTAGGAGATGGTTCACAAGGTGGTCAGATGGGTAGTGGAGGGGACGGAGAGCGCTGGGGATCCGACAGAGGACCCAGGGGTAGCCTCAATGAACAGATTGCAGTAGTGCTGATGCGATTGCAAGAAGACATGCAGAATGTCCTTCAGAGGCTGCATATGCTGGAGGCGGTTACAGCATCACAG gCAAAATCTGCAGCACTACACTCAAATTATCAGCCTGCCTCCTCTGTCAAg aaaCCATCATGGTGGCCCTTTGAAATTTCTCCGGGTATTTTAGCTTTTGCTGTCGTATGGCCATTTATTGCCCAGTGGTTGGTACATGTGTATCTTCAAAGAAAGCGAAG
- the ACBD5 gene encoding acyl-CoA-binding domain-containing protein 5 isoform X2 — MAETGSVHATRFEAAVKVIQSLPKNGSFQPTNEMMLKFYSFYKQATQGPCNIARPGFWDPIGRYKWDAWSALGDMSKEEAMIAYVEEMKKILESMPMTDKVEELLQVIGPFYEIVEDKKNRGSDLTSDLSNVMNSTSNIKAVNGKAESSDSGAESEEEGLREEEEKELQLNGKDYKNVKPESAAAKDLESIVSNGCYKDSFIPDMQNVLQTKSALNGLNQEEEIKKTELSLEIANNSAHQGANEENTEEVSAAQHLTSDSDSEVYCDSMEQLGLEEPLEIITSAKGSLKHSSHFLDVDHSLLLENTDFPRRACMTYGNLQPGNTVEGPAQEQGEVKCGGEDGKASNGGPHKEKKSGEKADFYGVRRGRGHRLQPLGDGSQGGQMGSGGDGERWGSDRGPRGSLNEQIAVVLMRLQEDMQNVLQRLHMLEAVTASQAKSAALHSNYQPASSVKKPSWWPFEISPGILAFAVVWPFIAQWLVHVYLQRKRRKLN, encoded by the exons ATGGCGGAGACCGGCTCCGTACACGCCACCCGGTTCGAGGCGGCCGTGAAGGTGATCCAGAGCCTGCCCAAAAACG GTTCATTCCAGCCAACGAATGAAATGATGCTCAAGTTCTATAGTTTTTATAAGCAAGCAACACAAGGACCCTGTAACATTGCACGACCTGGATTTTGGGATCCGATTGGTAGATACAAATG GGATGCTTGGAGTGCCTTGGGAGACATGTCCAAAGAAGAAGCCATGATAGCCTATGttgaagaaatgaagaag ATTCTTGAGAGTATGCCAATGACGGACAAAGTTGAAGAATTACTACAAGTAATAGGCCCGTTCTATGAAATAGTAGAAGATAAAAAGAACAGAGGATCTGACCTAACTTCAG ACCTTAGCAATGTTATGAATTCCACTTCAAATATAAAGGCTGTGAATGGAAAAGCTGAAAGTAGTGATAGCGGAGCAGAATCAGAAGAGGAAGGGCTTcgtgaagaggaagaaaaagaactgcaGCTAAATGGAAAGG ACTATAAGAATGTGAAACCAGAATCTGCAGCTGCTAAGGATTTGGAAAGTATTGTCTCTAATGGCTGTTACAAGGACAGCTTCATCCCAGATATGCAGAACGTCCTCCAGACCAAATCTGCCCTGAATGGCTTGAAccaggaggaagaaataaagaaaacagagctaaGCCTAGAAATAGCTAATAACAGTGCTCACCAAG GTGCAAATGAAGAGAATACTGAAGAGGTCTCAGCAGCTCAGCACTTAACCAGTGATTCAGACAGTGAAGTTTATTGTGACTCTATGGAGCAACTTGGACTAGAAGAG CCCTTGGAGATCATCACATCAGCTAAAGGATCTTTAAAGCATTCATCCCATTTCTTGGATGTAGATCACAGTCTTCTGTTAGAAAATACGGATTTTCCAAGGCGTGCTTGCATGACTTATGGGAATCTCCAACCTGGAAATACTGTAGAGGGGCCAGCTCAAGAACAGGGTGAAGTCAAGTGTGGAGGAGAAGATGGCAAAGCCAGTAATGGGGGCCCtcacaaggagaagaaaagtggagaaaaagcagatttctacGGTGTCAGAAGAGGGAGAG GGCATAGACTTCAGCCTCTAGGAGATGGTTCACAAGGTGGTCAGATGGGTAGTGGAGGGGACGGAGAGCGCTGGGGATCCGACAGAGGACCCAGGGGTAGCCTCAATGAACAGATTGCAGTAGTGCTGATGCGATTGCAAGAAGACATGCAGAATGTCCTTCAGAGGCTGCATATGCTGGAGGCGGTTACAGCATCACAG gCAAAATCTGCAGCACTACACTCAAATTATCAGCCTGCCTCCTCTGTCAAg aaaCCATCATGGTGGCCCTTTGAAATTTCTCCGGGTATTTTAGCTTTTGCTGTCGTATGGCCATTTATTGCCCAGTGGTTGGTACATGTGTATCTTCAAAGAAAGCGAAG